The following coding sequences lie in one Maribacter forsetii DSM 18668 genomic window:
- a CDS encoding D-2-hydroxyacid dehydrogenase — protein MKILANDGISQNGIAALEKSGFEVLTTTVAQEQLANYLNEHKIDALLVRSATKVRKDLIDACPTLKLIGRGGVGMDNIDVDYAKDKGIHIINTPAASSESVAELVFAHLFGGARFLYDANRNMPLEGDSNFKGLKKSYSKGTELRGKTLGIFGFGNIGQATAKLAIGAGMNVVYCDPEVEQTEIELSFFDGQKVTFNLKNSTKEELLKKADYISLHIPGQDNYVLGKSEFSQMKKGVGIVNAARGGVLDEVALIEALENGTVAFAGLDVYESEPKPEIKILMHSSISLSPHIGAATLEAQERIGLELAEQIISLLN, from the coding sequence ATGAAGATATTAGCAAATGACGGTATTTCTCAAAACGGTATAGCCGCATTAGAGAAATCAGGATTTGAAGTTTTAACGACTACTGTTGCTCAAGAACAGTTAGCCAACTATTTAAACGAGCATAAAATTGATGCCTTACTGGTACGTAGTGCAACTAAGGTTAGAAAAGATTTAATTGACGCCTGCCCTACCCTAAAGTTAATTGGTAGAGGTGGCGTAGGCATGGATAATATTGATGTTGATTATGCTAAAGACAAAGGTATTCATATCATCAATACACCAGCTGCTTCATCAGAATCTGTAGCAGAATTGGTATTTGCACATCTTTTTGGTGGTGCGCGTTTTTTATATGATGCTAACAGAAATATGCCTTTAGAAGGAGATAGTAACTTTAAAGGTCTTAAAAAATCATATTCAAAAGGTACCGAATTAAGAGGTAAGACCTTAGGTATTTTTGGTTTTGGAAACATTGGTCAGGCAACAGCAAAACTTGCCATTGGTGCAGGTATGAATGTTGTTTATTGTGATCCAGAAGTAGAACAAACAGAAATTGAACTTTCCTTTTTTGATGGTCAGAAAGTGACATTCAATTTAAAGAATTCAACTAAAGAAGAATTACTAAAAAAGGCAGATTATATCTCGTTACATATTCCAGGTCAAGACAATTATGTTTTGGGTAAATCTGAGTTTTCTCAAATGAAAAAGGGAGTAGGTATCGTAAATGCGGCCAGAGGCGGTGTATTGGATGAGGTTGCCCTAATTGAAGCTTTGGAAAACGGAACTGTAGCTTTTGCAGGTTTAGATGTTTATGAATCAGAACCAAAACCTGAAATCAAAATTTTAATGCATTCCAGCATTTCACTTTCTCCACATATTGGTGCAGCAACCTTAGAGGCACAAGAAAGAATAGGTCTAGAATTAGCAGAACAAATTATTTCATTATTAAATTAA
- the serC gene encoding 3-phosphoserine/phosphohydroxythreonine transaminase, with translation MKKHNFSAGPCILPKEVLLKASEAVMDFNGSGLSLIEISHRSKDFVAVMENARSLALELLDLKDKGYKALFLQGGASLEFLMTAYNLLESKAGYLNTGTWSDKAIKEAKLFGEVVEVGSSKDENFKYIPKGYSVPTGLDYLHITSNNTIYGTQFKKFPKTDCPLVCDMSSDIFSRTMDFSQFDLIYAGAQKNMGPAGTTLVIVKEDILGKVSRKIPSMLDYQVHIAKDSMFNTPPVFAVYTSMLTLEWLKNSGGIAAIEEVNEKKARLLYSEIDLNPVFEGYANVEDRSLMNATFNITDEVLKSTFDNMLKEAGINGLNGHRSVGGYRASMYNALSLESVGVLVDVMSEMERKG, from the coding sequence ATGAAAAAACATAATTTTAGCGCTGGTCCTTGTATATTACCAAAAGAAGTATTGTTAAAGGCTTCTGAAGCTGTTATGGACTTCAACGGCTCAGGACTTTCACTTATTGAAATTTCTCACAGAAGCAAAGATTTTGTTGCCGTAATGGAAAATGCAAGATCATTGGCCTTAGAGCTACTTGACCTAAAAGACAAAGGCTACAAAGCTCTTTTTCTTCAAGGTGGTGCAAGCTTAGAGTTTTTAATGACTGCATATAACTTGTTAGAATCAAAAGCGGGATACCTAAATACGGGTACTTGGAGTGACAAGGCAATTAAAGAAGCTAAATTGTTTGGGGAAGTTGTTGAAGTTGGATCATCTAAAGATGAAAATTTCAAATACATACCTAAAGGATATTCAGTACCTACTGGTTTAGACTACTTACATATTACATCAAATAACACCATATACGGGACACAATTCAAAAAGTTTCCAAAAACGGACTGTCCACTAGTATGCGATATGAGTTCTGATATCTTTTCTAGAACTATGGATTTTTCTCAGTTCGATTTAATATATGCTGGAGCACAAAAAAATATGGGTCCTGCCGGGACAACGTTAGTCATTGTCAAAGAAGATATTTTAGGAAAAGTTTCTAGAAAAATTCCTTCTATGTTAGACTACCAAGTGCATATTGCAAAAGATAGTATGTTCAACACTCCACCGGTATTCGCGGTTTATACTTCTATGCTAACTTTAGAATGGTTAAAAAATAGTGGTGGTATTGCTGCTATTGAAGAGGTAAATGAGAAAAAAGCCAGATTGTTATATTCTGAAATAGATTTAAACCCTGTGTTTGAAGGTTATGCCAACGTTGAAGACCGTTCTTTAATGAACGCAACATTCAATATTACAGATGAGGTTTTAAAATCTACATTTGACAACATGCTAAAAGAAGCAGGAATTAATGGTTTAAATGGGCACCGCTCAGTTGGTGGTTACAGGGCCAGCATGTATAACGCCCTTTCTTTAGAAAGTGTTGGCGTGTTAGTTGATGTAATGAGTGAAATGGAGCGAAAAGGATAA
- a CDS encoding acyl-CoA reductase, whose protein sequence is MAHSNLSTEAFVKLGDFLRTFCDLVTTNTISDHLNDKWIERFKTEAERAQHYNGWFSEENCIHAFQEWGNALTKENIENWLKNYDLETNQEKAIALIMAGNIPLVGFHDLLCVLITGNKALVKLSSNDQKLIPLLIDYLIEIEPLFKDRVTFTKEKLENYDAVIATGSNNTARYFEYYFSKKPNIIRKNRNSVAVLNGNEPPEELKALGEDIFRYFGLGCRSVSKIYIPKNYKIDTFFEAMFPYNDIINHNKYANNYDYNKAVYLMSEFKILDNGFLILKEEESFGSPIASLFYEYYEDIDALKTYLKDQEDNIQCIVSSGFIDNEISFGKTQQPSLNDYADGIDTVDFLLRTSLN, encoded by the coding sequence ATGGCCCATAGCAACCTTAGTACAGAAGCTTTTGTTAAACTTGGAGATTTTCTAAGAACATTTTGCGATTTAGTCACAACAAATACCATTTCTGACCATTTAAATGACAAATGGATCGAGCGGTTTAAAACCGAAGCGGAAAGAGCCCAACATTATAATGGGTGGTTTTCAGAAGAAAACTGTATTCATGCTTTTCAAGAATGGGGTAATGCTCTTACCAAAGAAAATATAGAGAACTGGCTTAAAAACTACGACCTAGAAACTAACCAAGAGAAAGCTATAGCCCTTATTATGGCTGGCAATATACCGCTGGTAGGGTTTCACGACCTTCTATGTGTATTGATTACGGGAAACAAAGCATTGGTGAAGTTATCTAGTAACGACCAGAAATTAATTCCTCTGCTTATTGACTATCTTATAGAAATTGAGCCACTTTTTAAGGACAGGGTCACATTCACCAAAGAAAAGCTTGAAAACTACGATGCTGTAATCGCCACCGGCAGTAACAATACCGCAAGATACTTTGAGTATTATTTTAGTAAAAAACCTAATATTATTCGCAAAAACAGAAACTCTGTAGCGGTACTTAATGGAAACGAACCTCCTGAAGAACTTAAAGCCCTTGGTGAAGATATTTTTAGATATTTTGGATTAGGGTGCAGAAGTGTCTCCAAAATTTACATTCCTAAAAATTATAAGATCGATACATTTTTTGAGGCAATGTTTCCATATAACGATATTATAAATCATAACAAATACGCTAACAATTACGACTATAACAAAGCCGTTTATTTAATGAGCGAGTTTAAGATCTTAGATAATGGTTTTCTCATTTTAAAAGAAGAAGAAAGTTTTGGCTCCCCTATTGCATCTCTATTTTACGAGTATTATGAAGATATCGATGCTTTGAAAACATACCTTAAAGATCAAGAAGACAATATTCAATGCATAGTATCATCGGGCTTTATTGATAATGAAATTTCGTTCGGCAAAACACAGCAGCCTTCATTGAACGACTATGCCGATGGTATAGATACAGTTGATTTCTTGTTGAGAACATCCTTGAATTAA
- a CDS encoding 4Fe-4S dicluster domain-containing protein has product MAIIITDECINCGACEPECPNTAIYEGADEWRYADGTSLDGSVVLPDGKEVDANDVQEPISDEVYYIAPDKCTECMGFHEEPQCAAVCPVDCCVPDDDHVETEEVLLAKQKFMHPE; this is encoded by the coding sequence ATGGCAATTATAATAACAGATGAATGTATAAATTGTGGGGCTTGTGAACCAGAATGTCCTAATACGGCAATATATGAAGGAGCAGATGAATGGAGATACGCAGATGGTACTTCTTTAGATGGCAGTGTTGTTTTGCCTGATGGTAAAGAAGTTGACGCAAATGATGTTCAAGAACCTATTAGTGATGAAGTTTATTACATAGCTCCTGATAAATGTACGGAATGTATGGGCTTTCATGAAGAGCCACAGTGTGCAGCTGTTTGCCCTGTAGATTGTTGTGTGCCAGATGATGATCATGTAGAAACAGAAGAGGTGCTTTTGGCGAAGCAAAAATTCATGCACCCAGAATGA
- a CDS encoding TonB-dependent receptor produces MTLNEKIQNSITGKVTDDSGMPLAGVNIVEKGTTNGTTSDFDGNYTINVTDDTKLVFSYIGFATQEVSTTGKNTINVQLSEGMQLDEFIVVGSRTAPRSNADTPLPVDVIGAKDLSSTGQATFDKALQYKIPSFNTVQTPVNDATSLLDPYEIRNMGPSRTLILINGKRKNLSALLYTQTSPGRGETGADISAIPTDAIKRVEILRDGASAQYGSDAIAGVMNIILKDSPNEGSATVRTGITSEGDGEMFGVAINNGSTIGEDKGFVNYTVDLSKVNQANRPGTVDAAGEAGDFGADIADVQEFLSRRPDAGNINGSPETAAAKFSVNLGYDLSENTSLYGNAAYVYKAVNSFANYRTPYWRTVDDFPYLADFFPGDNPNTAGGYDGYLPTFEGLLSDYNATIGFKSVINDWNIDASFTTGGNLQTYKVNNTHNRNVVYSPSVFIDANGNGSVDDGEITEGSELYRENSQQSFDPGGTRFSHNVGNIDISRLLSDKISIGVGAEFRTETFEIIEGELASYDGGGADSFAGASPQNSGKFNRYNIGGYLSLDYDVSDAFLLSGTIRTENYSDFGNTFIYKFSSRYKFSDEFTLRGSISSGFRAPTLHQIYTQKAQYSFVPGQGIQVGGLINNVSTQAKLLGIPQLDAETSTNFTIGFGGKIANKFSYTLDYYNISVEDRIVLGNEIGGSGDPTNPLDILLANNNLSDVSFFSNAIDTKTSGIDVVLAYKGIEIGEGSLDLNLSGNYTIQNELDGPVKDIDLVANSGQSVVNQTQEALFFTSRPKTKWILGANYEINKFGFSLNNTLFGKTSFFQQGLSTDANGNFNLGTEFDPKVVTDLGVNYSASDKLTIALNINNLLNVLPEWNFVSQNAAGDAILADPAQTQNQSNLITFNQRYSQMTYDGYHFSQLGTMFNLSLNYKF; encoded by the coding sequence ATGACTTTGAATGAAAAAATTCAAAACAGCATTACCGGTAAAGTAACAGATGATTCTGGAATGCCTTTAGCGGGAGTAAACATTGTTGAAAAAGGTACAACTAACGGAACTACTTCAGATTTTGATGGAAACTATACTATTAACGTTACTGATGATACTAAATTAGTATTTAGCTATATCGGTTTTGCAACTCAAGAAGTTTCAACTACAGGAAAAAACACAATAAACGTTCAATTATCTGAAGGTATGCAGCTGGATGAATTTATCGTCGTTGGTTCTCGTACAGCGCCTAGAAGTAATGCGGACACACCATTACCTGTAGATGTAATTGGAGCTAAGGATTTAAGTTCAACAGGACAAGCAACTTTTGATAAAGCCTTGCAATACAAAATTCCTTCTTTTAACACGGTACAAACGCCTGTAAATGATGCAACATCTTTATTGGATCCTTATGAAATCAGAAACATGGGACCATCTAGAACATTAATTTTGATTAATGGTAAGCGTAAGAACTTAAGTGCCTTGTTATATACACAAACATCTCCAGGTCGTGGTGAAACAGGTGCGGATATTTCAGCTATACCTACAGATGCAATCAAGAGAGTTGAAATTTTACGTGATGGTGCTTCTGCACAATATGGTTCAGATGCCATTGCAGGTGTAATGAACATTATATTAAAAGATTCTCCAAATGAAGGTTCAGCTACAGTAAGAACAGGTATCACTTCTGAAGGCGATGGTGAAATGTTTGGTGTTGCAATCAATAACGGTTCTACTATTGGTGAAGATAAAGGTTTCGTAAACTACACTGTAGATTTATCTAAAGTGAATCAAGCTAATAGACCAGGTACTGTAGATGCAGCTGGTGAAGCTGGTGATTTTGGTGCTGATATTGCAGATGTACAGGAATTCTTATCAAGACGCCCAGATGCGGGAAACATTAACGGCTCTCCAGAAACTGCGGCTGCAAAATTTTCTGTAAATTTAGGTTATGACTTAAGTGAAAATACCTCATTATATGGTAACGCTGCTTATGTTTATAAAGCTGTAAACAGTTTTGCAAATTACAGAACACCTTATTGGAGAACAGTGGATGATTTTCCTTACTTAGCAGATTTCTTTCCTGGTGACAACCCAAATACAGCTGGCGGATACGATGGTTACTTACCTACATTTGAAGGTTTATTAAGCGATTACAATGCTACCATTGGATTTAAATCGGTAATAAACGATTGGAATATTGACGCAAGTTTCACGACTGGTGGCAACTTACAAACTTACAAGGTAAACAATACCCATAATAGAAATGTTGTTTATTCTCCTTCTGTATTCATAGACGCAAACGGGAATGGCTCTGTAGATGATGGTGAAATTACCGAAGGTTCTGAGCTTTATAGAGAAAATAGTCAACAATCATTTGATCCAGGAGGAACTAGATTTTCTCATAATGTTGGTAACATTGATATTTCTAGATTATTATCTGACAAAATTAGTATTGGTGTCGGTGCCGAGTTTAGAACGGAAACTTTTGAAATTATAGAAGGTGAATTGGCTTCTTATGACGGTGGTGGTGCAGATTCATTTGCAGGTGCTTCTCCTCAGAATTCTGGTAAATTTAACCGTTACAATATTGGTGGCTACTTAAGTTTAGATTATGATGTGTCTGACGCTTTCTTATTAAGCGGTACTATTAGAACGGAGAACTATTCAGATTTCGGTAACACATTTATATATAAGTTTAGTTCTCGTTACAAGTTTAGTGATGAATTTACATTAAGAGGTTCTATATCTTCTGGATTTAGAGCTCCTACCCTACACCAAATCTATACTCAAAAAGCGCAGTATAGTTTTGTTCCAGGTCAAGGTATTCAAGTTGGTGGTTTAATCAACAATGTATCTACACAAGCTAAATTATTGGGTATACCTCAATTAGATGCTGAAACATCTACCAACTTTACTATTGGTTTTGGAGGTAAAATAGCTAATAAATTCAGTTATACTTTAGATTACTACAACATTTCAGTAGAAGATAGAATTGTTTTAGGTAATGAAATAGGTGGAAGTGGCGACCCTACAAATCCTTTAGATATTCTTTTAGCGAACAACAATTTAAGCGATGTTAGTTTCTTTTCTAACGCAATAGACACTAAAACTTCTGGTATAGATGTTGTTCTTGCTTATAAAGGAATTGAAATTGGTGAAGGAAGTTTAGATTTAAACTTATCCGGTAATTATACTATTCAAAACGAACTAGACGGTCCTGTAAAAGATATTGATTTAGTAGCAAATTCAGGTCAATCTGTTGTAAACCAAACTCAAGAGGCCTTATTCTTTACTTCTAGACCTAAGACTAAATGGATTTTAGGAGCTAATTACGAAATAAATAAATTCGGATTTTCTTTAAATAACACTTTATTTGGAAAAACTAGCTTCTTTCAACAAGGTTTAAGTACTGATGCAAATGGTAATTTTAACTTAGGTACTGAATTTGATCCTAAAGTAGTTACTGATTTAGGAGTTAATTATAGCGCTTCAGATAAATTGACAATTGCACTTAACATAAATAACTTGTTAAATGTATTACCTGAATGGAATTTTGTTTCTCAGAATGCTGCAGGAGATGCTATTTTGGCTGATCCGGCTCAGACTCAAAACCAATCTAACTTGATTACTTTCAACCAACGTTATTCTCAAATGACGTATGATGGTTATCACTTTAGCCAATTAGGAACTATGTTCAACCTATCGTTGAATTATAAATTTTAG
- a CDS encoding FecR family protein: MDNKNKFDLNYFLSDASFENWAKGLNKNDITYWNNWIQNNPEHIEIVENAKSIITGINFNQQYPSNDNVDKALTSVLQKVDLTTSTKPKFKKTRTINSTIITAAAAVLLVLISYTSYSYFNNNSTTNHKTNFGEIIDLKLPDGTSVVLNGNSEIWYENDNPRLINLKGEAYFKVKSIPSTNAKFWVITEDLKVEVLGTQFHVNTRKQKTNVVLDEGSIHLELNNGEVTKMIPGEMVSFSNESKKLTHQKVDIETPYALWRGGTYAFNEIPLKEVMYNLETTYGVKVQYESEHLKDLPISGGIPNQNLQICIAAIEKATGTRITNKDNILRVQENPIY; this comes from the coding sequence ATGGACAACAAAAATAAATTCGACTTAAATTATTTCTTATCGGATGCTTCATTTGAAAACTGGGCCAAAGGCTTAAACAAAAATGATATCACATACTGGAATAATTGGATTCAGAACAACCCTGAACATATAGAAATTGTAGAAAATGCAAAATCTATTATTACTGGTATCAATTTCAATCAACAATATCCAAGTAACGATAATGTAGACAAGGCGTTGACAAGTGTTTTACAAAAAGTAGACCTAACAACTTCTACAAAACCTAAGTTTAAAAAAACACGTACCATAAATAGTACGATAATTACTGCAGCCGCTGCGGTATTACTTGTATTAATAAGCTACACCAGTTATTCATATTTCAATAATAACTCAACAACCAATCACAAAACAAATTTTGGAGAAATAATAGACTTAAAATTACCAGATGGTACTTCTGTAGTACTAAATGGAAATTCTGAGATATGGTACGAAAATGACAATCCTCGTCTTATTAACTTAAAAGGAGAAGCTTACTTCAAAGTTAAATCTATACCTAGTACAAATGCCAAGTTCTGGGTAATTACAGAAGACCTTAAAGTTGAAGTTCTTGGTACTCAATTTCATGTGAATACTAGAAAACAGAAAACCAATGTAGTGCTTGATGAAGGTTCTATTCATTTAGAGCTAAACAATGGAGAAGTCACCAAAATGATTCCTGGCGAAATGGTTTCTTTTTCAAATGAAAGCAAAAAATTAACGCACCAAAAAGTAGATATAGAAACCCCCTACGCGCTATGGCGTGGCGGTACTTATGCCTTTAATGAAATTCCGCTAAAAGAGGTGATGTACAACTTAGAAACTACTTACGGAGTAAAAGTTCAATATGAATCAGAACATTTAAAAGATTTACCTATTTCTGGCGGTATACCTAATCAGAATTTACAAATCTGTATTGCCGCTATCGAAAAAGCTACAGGAACAAGAATCACTAACAAAGACAATATTTTACGCGTACAAGAAAACCCTATTTATTAA
- a CDS encoding RNA polymerase sigma factor — MELHSDETIWYFFKKGESHGFSLLFKKYYPQLHVYGLKLSNNLELTEDCLQNFFIQLFENRERLGKINSLKAYLFVSFKRRLVKQLQKNQNNIPISEAQLFKTNFTFSIEEISIKQEIQFLCTSTLATLINELSPRQKEAIYLKYYSGMTTTDIAEVMDMNYQSVLNTLQKALKKLRIASENQQIKTILKKS, encoded by the coding sequence ATGGAACTTCATTCAGATGAAACTATATGGTATTTTTTTAAAAAGGGCGAATCCCATGGGTTCAGCTTACTTTTTAAAAAGTATTATCCTCAACTACATGTTTATGGTTTAAAATTGAGCAATAACCTAGAATTGACTGAGGATTGCCTCCAAAATTTCTTTATTCAACTTTTCGAAAATAGAGAGCGTTTGGGAAAAATAAATAGCTTAAAAGCATACTTGTTCGTTTCATTTAAAAGAAGATTAGTAAAACAATTACAAAAGAATCAAAATAATATTCCAATATCAGAAGCTCAATTATTTAAAACAAATTTTACTTTTTCGATTGAGGAAATATCCATTAAGCAAGAAATTCAATTCCTTTGCACCTCTACCCTAGCTACACTTATCAATGAATTATCACCAAGACAAAAAGAAGCTATTTATTTGAAATACTACAGCGGAATGACTACAACTGACATCGCCGAAGTAATGGATATGAACTACCAAAGCGTTTTAAACACACTACAAAAAGCATTAAAAAAACTTAGAATAGCATCTGAAAATCAACAGATTAAAACTATTTTGAAAAAAAGTTGA
- the ychF gene encoding redox-regulated ATPase YchF — MKAGIVGLPNVGKSTLFNCLSNAKAQSANFPFCTIEPNIGVVNVPDARLQKLEELVDPERVLPATVEIVDIAGLVKGASKGEGLGNQFLGNIRETDAILHVLRCFDNDNIVHVDGSVDPIRDKETIDMELQLKDLETVEKKLEKVKRAARTGNKDSQKEEAVLLAVKNGLEAGTSVRAIEIEEESRLEFVKPLQFITDKPVMYVCNVDEDAAVSGNAYVEKVKETVAAENAEVIFLAVGTEADITELETYDERQMFLEDLGLEEPGSAKLIRGAYKLLDLETYFTAGVKEVRAWTIPVGATAPQAAGVIHTDFEKGFIRAEVIAYDDYVALGSEAKVKEAGKMRVEGKEYIVKDGDVMHFRFNV; from the coding sequence ATGAAAGCAGGTATTGTAGGATTGCCAAACGTAGGTAAATCAACACTTTTTAATTGTTTATCCAATGCAAAAGCGCAAAGTGCAAATTTTCCTTTTTGTACGATAGAGCCTAATATAGGTGTAGTAAATGTGCCGGATGCCCGTTTGCAAAAGTTAGAAGAGTTGGTTGATCCAGAAAGAGTTTTGCCTGCCACTGTTGAGATTGTTGATATTGCCGGACTGGTTAAAGGAGCTAGTAAGGGTGAGGGGTTAGGAAATCAGTTTTTGGGAAACATTCGTGAAACAGATGCTATATTACATGTATTGCGTTGTTTTGATAATGACAATATTGTTCATGTAGATGGTAGTGTTGATCCCATTAGAGATAAGGAGACTATTGATATGGAACTTCAATTAAAAGACTTGGAGACCGTTGAAAAGAAATTGGAGAAAGTGAAAAGAGCAGCTAGAACAGGTAATAAAGATTCCCAGAAAGAAGAGGCTGTTTTACTTGCCGTAAAAAACGGATTAGAGGCTGGTACATCGGTAAGGGCTATTGAAATAGAAGAGGAATCTAGACTGGAGTTTGTAAAACCCTTACAGTTTATTACAGATAAGCCAGTGATGTATGTTTGTAATGTAGATGAAGATGCTGCGGTATCTGGTAATGCATATGTTGAAAAAGTGAAAGAAACGGTTGCAGCTGAAAATGCTGAAGTTATTTTCTTAGCGGTTGGTACGGAAGCGGATATTACGGAGTTGGAGACTTATGACGAGCGTCAAATGTTTTTAGAAGATTTAGGTTTGGAAGAGCCTGGTTCTGCTAAGTTGATACGTGGAGCTTATAAGTTACTTGATTTGGAAACTTATTTTACTGCAGGTGTTAAAGAAGTTCGTGCTTGGACTATTCCTGTTGGAGCAACTGCTCCACAAGCTGCGGGAGTTATTCATACCGATTTTGAAAAAGGCTTTATCCGTGCAGAAGTTATCGCTTATGATGACTACGTTGCTCTAGGTAGTGAAGCAAAAGTTAAGGAAGCTGGTAAAATGAGAGTAGAAGGTAAGGAGTACATTGTTAAAGATGGTGATGTAATGCATTTCCGTTTTAATGTTTAA
- a CDS encoding chaperone modulator CbpM has protein sequence MNSENYIQIEVYCQRTQTPMEFINDLLEFEMIEVQQIENKIYVEPQYIVEIERIYRLREELGINMEGIDTLNHMIKKVNRLEQELKLLRDRLTIYEH, from the coding sequence ATGAATTCAGAAAACTACATACAGATAGAAGTATACTGTCAACGAACACAAACTCCGATGGAATTCATAAATGACCTTTTAGAATTTGAAATGATCGAAGTACAGCAAATTGAAAATAAAATATATGTTGAACCACAATATATTGTTGAGATTGAACGCATATATAGATTACGAGAAGAGCTTGGTATTAATATGGAAGGCATAGACACCTTAAACCATATGATAAAAAAAGTCAACCGATTAGAGCAAGAATTAAAACTACTACGTGACCGGTTGACTATATATGAACATTAA
- a CDS encoding DnaJ C-terminal domain-containing protein, with translation MEFIDYYKILEIDKKASQADIKKAYRKLARKLHPDLNPNDKSAQEKFQRINEANEVLSDPEKRKKYDQYGKDWEHADAFEEAKRNQRSSSGGNRRTYSSSTGSQEDFSDFFESMFGGAGSGFSGGGRQRSTQFKGQDLNATLKLNLLDILEDQKQTLDLGAKKIRITIPAGVEDGQTIKIAGYGGEGMNGGPKGDLYLTFEINNNTNFKRVKNDLYKNESISLYDAMLGSSIEVETLTGKVKLKVKPETQNDTKVKLKGKGMPVYKKKGAHGDLYITYKVIMPTKLSEKEKELFKQLSELR, from the coding sequence ATGGAATTTATTGATTACTACAAAATTCTTGAAATTGACAAGAAGGCATCACAAGCCGATATAAAAAAGGCATATCGGAAATTAGCGCGTAAACTTCATCCAGATTTAAATCCGAACGATAAGAGCGCACAAGAAAAATTTCAGCGTATAAATGAAGCGAACGAAGTTTTAAGTGATCCTGAAAAGAGAAAGAAATACGACCAATACGGTAAAGATTGGGAACATGCCGATGCTTTTGAAGAAGCAAAAAGAAACCAACGCAGCTCTTCTGGCGGAAACAGAAGAACATACTCCAGTTCTACCGGGTCACAAGAAGATTTTTCAGATTTCTTTGAATCTATGTTCGGTGGTGCCGGAAGTGGTTTTAGTGGTGGAGGAAGACAAAGATCAACACAATTTAAAGGTCAAGACTTAAATGCAACTTTAAAATTAAACCTATTAGATATTCTTGAAGACCAAAAACAAACCCTTGACTTAGGAGCTAAAAAAATTAGGATAACCATACCCGCAGGAGTTGAAGATGGCCAAACCATTAAAATTGCCGGTTATGGCGGAGAAGGTATGAATGGCGGACCCAAGGGAGATTTATACTTAACATTTGAAATAAACAATAACACCAACTTCAAAAGAGTGAAGAACGATTTATATAAAAATGAATCAATCTCATTATATGATGCCATGCTAGGAAGTTCTATAGAAGTAGAAACCTTGACAGGAAAAGTAAAATTAAAAGTAAAACCTGAAACCCAAAATGACACAAAAGTGAAATTGAAAGGAAAAGGTATGCCGGTTTATAAGAAAAAAGGTGCTCATGGAGACTTATACATTACCTACAAAGTAATTATGCCTACAAAGCTTTCAGAAAAAGAAAAAGAATTATTTAAACAACTTTCAGAATTACGATAA